The genomic window ACTGCACAATGCGCCCCTCCGTAAGGGCCACTGCATCCGCGATGCTGTCGCTGGAAAAGCGCAAGGCATCCAGCTCAACCGTAGGCGCAAAATCCCGCACCTCCGCCCGTGCCGCCGTCAGCTCCACGGCACGGCTGTCCATGCGCTTCGCTATCTGATTCTCATCACTGTAGTTGAGCCACGCCCCCCAGATGACAATGGCAGCTGCCAGCAGGAGGATAATGACAATACCCAGGCTGAAGATTTTTTTCATATCAAGGCTCCTTAAAGTTCTGCATACCAACTGATTCACTTGCAATATATTCGACAGAAATTTTTCATTTTCCCCTATCTTACAGCAACATTCACCCAAGGAAAAGGGGCGTGACAGACAAAGTCTCCTCCTGCAGGGAAAACTTTGCTCACGCCCCAAAGCACTTACCTGTATTTCAGCGCCAGCATGGTGATATCATCCGACTGCTCAGCCACTCCCACATGGCGTGCCAGGTCCTGCCCCACTGCTTCCAGCAGCGCCTGAGGTTTCACCAGGCCTGTTTTGTTCAGCAGGTCCTGCAGTCCATTTTCGCTGTAGAACGCCCTGCTTTCGCTTTGCGCTTCTGTCACGCCGTCGGTGTAGAGGAAAAGCATATCGCCAGAAGCCAGGACCTCTTCCTGCTGGACGAAAACCATTTCCTCTACGCCCCCCAGCACGCAGTTGCGCTTCACAGGCAGGAACTGGAAGCCTCTGCCAGCCCTTCCCACCAGCACTGGATTGTGGCCTGCATTGACGTAGCTGAGGCGGCCGTCCCTGAGATCCAGCATGGCCACAAAAGCTGTGACGAACATCATAGCCTCATTGCTGGCGCAGAGTTCATCATTGGCCCGGGCAACGATCCTGGCCAGGGGTTCGCCCTTCAGTCCCTGCACCAGGCTTCGCAGCACCGTCATGGCTCTGGCCATGAACAAGGCTGCAGGCACACCCTTGCCTGACACATCGGCAATGGTGACCACCAGATGGTCGTCATCCACCAGATAATAGTCGTAGAAATCTCCGCCTACATCCCTGGCCGCCTTCATGGCCGCCTTCAGGGAGAATTCCTGGCGCTCAGGCAAAGCGCCCGGCAGCATGCTCTGCTGGATGGAGTGGGCCGTGTGCAATTCTGCCTGAGCCCTCTCCTTATCCTCTGCCGCCTGGGTGACCTTTTTCATATACTCTGTCAGATCATCTGTCATGGTGTTGAAGGAATCCGCCAGTTCCTGCAGTTCATCCCCGGTCTCCAGCTTCACCTTTTCCTGCAGGTTGCCGGCAGCTATTTCCCTGACCCCTTCCCGGAGCCTGTAGAGGGGCTCAGTGATGCGGGCAGCCATCTTGCGGGAAATGTAAATGACCAGCAGCAGCATGAGCACTGCCAGCACCGTGGCTTTCCCAGCCGAGGCGGCAAAGATGCTTCCCAGCCTTTCCCGGAAGCTTTCCATGGCTACTTCCGTATTTGCCACGATTTCTCTGGTAGGTGCCGTGACTTCCTCCCGGGCAATGAGACTGCCAAAGCTCCAGCCCGTGCTCTCCATGGGCGCGTAGGCCAGGAAGTACTCCTGGCCGTAGAGGCTCACGGAAGTGACTCCCCTGCCCCCTGCAGTCATGTGGGCGACCGCCGCAGCCAGGC from Selenomonas sp. AB3002 includes these protein-coding regions:
- a CDS encoding SpoIIE family protein phosphatase; the encoded protein is MLEKLKLRKINIRERVLLMLLVCSLIAFLGLGALSLHTLWHVENSVLEQEQSMGARLSEKVEEFSEGNIKSRLKESAEMKALAIDKELTATARNVGILADTMSLILQHPENYSPRSLPNTREQDDIKSEVPYVHYSPKLFKQGAGGLAGEIGLAGNIADLLRSMSKSYGRNRTSLYVGSGHGYLVCLDIVPDGGSIYPSQEYKESFISTYDPVERSWYKLGAGVDKPVYTDVYIGADGYLNVTCVMPYYDKLGLAGVAGISYSIEDMYHQVADAAIGRTGVNFALDREGRVIFSGLTQGLLAAGGSQDLREVDNKSLAAAVAHMTAGGRGVTSVSLYGQEYFLAYAPMESTGWSFGSLIAREEVTAPTREIVANTEVAMESFRERLGSIFAASAGKATVLAVLMLLLVIYISRKMAARITEPLYRLREGVREIAAGNLQEKVKLETGDELQELADSFNTMTDDLTEYMKKVTQAAEDKERAQAELHTAHSIQQSMLPGALPERQEFSLKAAMKAARDVGGDFYDYYLVDDDHLVVTIADVSGKGVPAALFMARAMTVLRSLVQGLKGEPLARIVARANDELCASNEAMMFVTAFVAMLDLRDGRLSYVNAGHNPVLVGRAGRGFQFLPVKRNCVLGGVEEMVFVQQEEVLASGDMLFLYTDGVTEAQSESRAFYSENGLQDLLNKTGLVKPQALLEAVGQDLARHVGVAEQSDDITMLALKYR